Proteins found in one Asterias amurensis chromosome 13, ASM3211899v1 genomic segment:
- the LOC139946307 gene encoding uncharacterized protein, whose translation MFSVGIRVLSNQLNCDIVTLIVKPVALRFNTMGGRISMYVLLLCVWCSLDAGGFLMVVTAQPTVSAVILTPEADGKEGGQVDMRCTATNLESDHIVEWETEDPIQTLRFGEFTIHNRNGRFIFGTSGTNTQTVVQDFTITNVQRADTDEYVCNVYDPIQGGGGNIVATSSVTLSVLYFPNAFFPMCSPAGPITVDAGTELDMRCSSESSHGTVTMTINPTIQNSRYTNWTSVINDDNDTVVRTLDLTVDDADNGVAFDCVIASMYFTTMQRPCQIGPITVRNTMTIPMTVEQITTSESMTSQNNGITSTIPTPSSTPWILALIAIIFAITFFVIIVILVLRDVRKNRLIKRLISEKEPRVTQADPYMELQPTEDNNRVYMEPTTTEETNPTEDTYYQPVKVENGSPEYDYARPEGSTNTSYEAVRVPQSSAEKQYQNIKGTRCLGSVEYYQKSVELRPCDPYC comes from the exons ATGTTTTCTGTTGGTATAAGGGTATTATCGAATCAGTTGAACTGCGACATTGTGACCCTTATTGTTAAACCTGTTGCC CTCAGATTCAATACGATGGGTGGAAGAATCTCGATGTATGTTTTGTTGCtgtgtgtttggtgttcacttgatgcaggcgGATTCCTGATGGTTGTCACTGCTCAACCAACAGTGTCTGCGGTGATCTTAACACCAGAGGCTGATGGTAAGGAGGGCGGGCAGGTTGATATGAGGTGTACCGCTACAAACCTCGAGTCGGATCATATTGTGGAGTGGGAAACTGAAGATCCAATACAGACCCTGAGATTTGGTGAGTTCACTATTCATAATAGAAACGGACGATTCATCTTCGGTACATCGGGTACGAATACTCAAACAGTTGTTCAAGACTTTACCATCACCAATGTGCAGAGGGCCGATACTGATGAATATGTGTGTAATGTCTATGACCCAATACAGGGTGGAGGCGGCAACATCGTAGCCACATCCAGTGTAACACTTTCAGTGTTATACTTCCCCAATGCGTTCTTCCCTATGTGCTCTCCTGCTGGACCCATTACAGTAGACGCTGGGACAGAGTTAGATATGAGATGTTCATCTGAGAGCAGTCACGGAACAGTCACAATGACGATCAATCCCACTATACAGAAttctagatacaccaactggacATCAGTAATCAACGATGATAACGATACAGTCGTAAGGACTTTAGATTTGACAGTGGATGATGCTGATAATGGTGTTGCATTCGATTGCGTCATCGCATCAATGTATTTCACTACTATGCAACGTCCTTGTCAAATCGGCCCAATAACAGTGAGGAACACAATGACAATACCCATGACGGTGGAGCAGATAACAACATCcgaaagtatgacgtcacaaaacAATGGAATTACCAGCACTATACCAACTCCATCTTCAACTCCATGGATTCTAGCGTTAATTGCTATTATTTTTGCCATTACATTTTTCGTCATCATCGTCATTCTCGTCCTTCGTGACGTCAGAAAGAACCGTCTGATAAAAAGACTCATCTCTGAAAAAGAACCCCGAGTCACCCAAGCTGATCCCTACATGGAGCTGCAGCCAACGGAGGACAATAATCGCGTCTACATGGAACCCACTACGACTGAAGAGACAAATCCCACAGAAGATACCTACTACCAACCAGTTAAAGTAGAAAATGGTAGCCCAGAGTATGACTACGCTCGTCCAGAGGGTAGCACCAACACCAGCTATGAAGCGGTCAGAGTGCCACAGAGTTCAGCTGAGAAGCAGTATcagaacattaaaggaacacgttgccttggatcggtcga gTATTATCAAAAATCAGTTGAACTGCGACCTTGTGACCCTTATTGTTAA
- the LOC139946311 gene encoding uncharacterized protein — MDGRISMYVLLVCVWCSLDAGGFLMVVTAQPTVYAEILTPEADRKEGGQVDMRCTATNLETDHIVQWKTEDPGQNLRWGEITVFNNNGRFIFDTSGVNTQTVVQDFTITNVQRADTDEYVCNVNDPLPGGGNTIVATSSVTLSVLYFPSASFPMCSPAGPITVDAGTVLDMRCSSESSHGTVTMTINPTIQTSRYTNWISVINDDNDTVVRTLDLTVDDADNGVAFECLISSMYFDGMQSTCQIGPITVKNTMTIPMTEPTTSSTSTSSTAGSTRPSTGNPTPTTENEVTSTSLTKSSPSSSDPTPSSNPWILAFIVVLVLAVTFFVIIIILILRDVRQKRLIKRLTSEKEPQDTQPDPYMELQPTEDRNRVYMEPTTTEETNPTQHTYNQPVEVENGSPEYDYARPGDITNTSYEAVRVPQSSAEKQYQNINN; from the coding sequence ATGGATGGAAGGATCTCGATGTATGTTTTgctggtgtgtgtttggtgttcacttgatgcaggcgGATTCCTGATGGTTGTCACTGCTCAACCAACAGTGTATGCAGAGATCTTAACACCAGAGGCTGATCGTAAGGAGGGCGGGCAGGTTGATATGAGGTGTACCGCTACAAACCTCGAGACGGATCACATTGTTCAGTGGAAAACTGAAGATCCAGGACAGAACTTGAGATGGGGTGAAATTACTGTTTTTAACAACAATGGGCGATTCATCTTCGATACATCGGGTGTGAATACTCAAACAGTTGTTCAAGACTTTACCATCACCAATGTGCAGAGGGCCGATACTGATGAATATGTGTGTAATGTCAATGACCCATTACCGGGTGGAGGCAACACCATCGTAGCCACATCCAGTGTAACACTTTCAGTGTTATACTTCCCCAGTGCGTCCTTCCCTATGTGCTCTCCTGCTGGACCCATTACAGTAGACGCTGGGACAGTGTTAGATATGAGGTGTTCATCTGAGAGCAGTCATGGAACAGTCACAATGACGATCAATCCCACTATACAGACttctagatacaccaactggatATCAGTAATCAACGATGATAACGATACAGTCGTAAGGACATTAGATTTGACAGTGGATGATGCTGATAATGGTGTTGCATTCGAATGTCTCATATCATCAATGTATTTCGATGGTATGCAAAGTACATGTCAAATCGGACCAATTACAGTGAAGAACACTATGACAATACCCATGACAGAACCCACAACATCATCCACGTCAACATCATCTACAGCAGGATCAACGAGACCATCGACTGGAAATCCTACTCCAACTACAGAGAACGAGGTTACTTCAACCTCTTTAACTAAGTCTAGCCCAAGCTCATCTGATCCAACCCCATCTTCAAATCCATGGATTCTAGCATTCATAGTCGTCTTAGTCCTCGCTGTTACATTctttgtcatcatcatcattctcatCCTTCGTGACGTCAGACAGAAACGTCTGATAAAAAGACTCACCTCTGAGAAAGAACCCCAAGACACCCAACCTGATCCCTACATGGAGCTGCAGCCAACGGAGGACAGGAATCGCGTCTACATGGAACCCACTACGACTGAAGAGACAAATCCCACACAACATACCTACAACCAAccagttgaagtagagaatggcAGCCCAGAGTATGACTATGCTCGTCCAGGGGACATCACCAACACCAGCTATGAAGCGGTAAGAGTGCCACAGAGTTCAGCTGAGAAGCAGTATCAGAACATTAACAATTAG
- the LOC139946308 gene encoding uncharacterized protein, translated as MDGRISMYVLLVCVWCSLDAGGFLMVVTAQPTAYAEILTPEADRKEGGQVDMRCTATNLESDHIVEWRTEDPIETLRWGGATVINNGRFIFDTSVDKATQTVVQDFTITNVQRADTDEYVCHINDPISIGGNTIVARSSVTLSVLYFPSASFPMCSPAGPITVDAWTELDMRCSSESSHGRVTMTINPTIQTSRYTNWALVINDDSDTVLRTLDLTVDDADNGVAFDCVIASMYFAGMHGTCQIGPITVRNTVTIPMTEPTTSSMSTSSTAGSTTPSIGNPTPTTENEVTSTSSTVSSPSSSDAAPSSTPWIVAFIVVLVLAVTFFVIIIILIIRDVKKNRRIKRLTSENKNRVTQPDPYMELQATEDKNRVYMEPTTTEETIQKRDTYYQPVEVENGSPEYDYARPEGSTNTSYEAVRVPKSSTKKQYQNINN; from the coding sequence ATGGATGGAAGGATCTCGATGTATGTTTTgctggtgtgtgtttggtgttcacttgatgcaggcgGATTTCTGATGGTTGTCACTGCTCAACCAACAGCGTATGCAGAGATCTTAACACCAGAGGCTGATCGTAAGGAGGGCGGGCAGGTTGATATGAGGTGTACCGCTACAAACCTCGAGTCGGATCACATTGTGGAGTGGAGGACTGAGGACCCTATAGAGACCCTGAGATGGGGTGGAGCCACTGTTATTAACAATGGACGGTTCATCTTCGATACATCGGTAGATAAAGCTACTCAAACAGTTGTTCAAGACTTTACCATCACCAATGTGCAGAGGGCCGATACTGATGAATATGTGTGTCATATCAATGATCCAATATCGATCGGAGGCAACACCATCGTAGCCAGATCCAGTGTAACACTTTCAGTGTTATACTTCCCCAGTGCGTCCTTCCCTATGTGCTCTCCTGCTGGACCCATTACAGTAGACGCTTGGACAGAGTTAGATATGAGATGTTCATCTGAGAGCAGTCACGGAAGAGTCACAATGACGATCAATCCCACTATACAGACttctagatacaccaactgggcATTGGTAATCAACGACGATAGCGATACAGTCTTAAGGACATTAGATTTGACAGTGGATGATGCTGATAATGGTGTTGCATTCGATTGCGTTATCGCATCAATGTATTTCGCTGGTATGCATGGTACATGTCAAATCGGACCAATTACAGTGAGGAACACCGTGACAATACCCATGACAGAACCCACAACATCATCCATGTCAACATCATCTACAGCAGGATCAACGACACCATCGATTGGAAATCCTACTCCAACTACAGAGAACGAGGTTACTTCAACCTCTTCAACTGTGTCTAGCCCAAGCTCGTCTGATGCAGCCCCATCTTCAACTCCATGGATTGTAGCTTTCATTGTTGTCTTAGTCCTCGCTGTTACATTctttgtcatcatcatcattcttaTCATTCGTGACGTCAAAAAGAACCGTAGGATAAAAAGACTCACATCTGAGAACAAAAACCGAGTCACCCAACCTGATCCCTACATGGAGCTGCAGGCAACGGAGGACAAGAATCGCGTCTACATGGAACCCACTACGACTGAAGAGACAATTCAAAAACGCGATACCTACTACCAAccagttgaagtagagaatggcAGCCCAGAGTATGACTACGCTCGTCCAGAGGGCAGCACCAACACCAGCTATGAAGCGGTAAGAGTGCCAAAGAGTTCAACTAAGAAGCAGTATCAGAACATTAACAATTAG
- the LOC139946309 gene encoding uncharacterized protein, translating into MDGRISMYVLLVCVWCSLDAGGFLMVVTAQPTVSAEILTPEADRKEGGQVDMRYTATNLESHHIVVWSTEDPRQTLRWGGTTVFNNNGRFIFVTSVGVNTQTVLQDFTITNVQRADTDEYVCNVNDPVQGGGNTIVATSSVTLSVLYFPGASFPMCSPAGPITVDDGTDLDMRCSSESSHGSVTMTINPTIQTSRYTNWTSVINDDSDTVVRTLDLTVDDADNGVAFDCFISSMYFTGMQRTCQIGPITVRNTVTLPMTEPKTSSPSTSSTTGSTRPSIGNPTPTTENEVTSTSSTESSPSSSDQTPSSTPWILAFIVVLGVAVTSIVIIIILIPRDIRQKRLIKRLTSGKEPRVTQPDPYMELQPTGDKNRIYTEPTTTEETNPAQHTYYQVPVEVENGSPEYDYARPEGSTNTSYEAVRVPQSSTEKQYQNIKN; encoded by the coding sequence ATGGATGGAAGGATCTCGATGTATGTTTTGCTGGTAtgtgtttggtgttcacttgatgcaggcgGATTCCTGATGGTTGTCACTGCCCAACCAACAGTGTCTGCGGAGATCTTAACACCAGAGGCCGATCGTAAGGAGGGCGGGCAGGTTGATATGAGGTATACCGCTACAAACCTCGAGTCGCATCATATCGTGGTATGGAGTACTGAAGACCCAAGACAGACCCTGAGATGGGGTGGAACCACTGTTTTTAACAACAATGGACGATTCATCTTCGTTACATCGGTAGGTGTGAATACTCAAACAGTTCTCCAAGACTTTACCATCACCAATGTGCAGAGGGCCGATACTGATGAATATGTGTGTAATGTCAATGACCCAGTACAGGGTGGAGGCAACACCATCGTAGCCACATCCAGTGTAACACTTTCAGTGTTATACTTCCCCGGTGCGTCCTTCCCTATGTGCTCTCCTGCTGGACCCATTACAGTAGACGATGGGACAGATTTAGATATGAGATGTTCATCTGAGAGCAGTCACGGATCAGTCACAATGACGATCAATCCCACTATACAGACttctagatacaccaactggacATCAGTAATCAACGATGATAGCGATACAGTCGTAAGGACATTAGATTTGACAGTGGATGATGCTGATAATGGTGTTGCATTCGACTGTTTCATATCATCAATGTATTTCACTGGTATGCAACGCACATGTCAAATCGGACCAATTACAGTGAGGAACACCGTGACATTACCCATGACAGAACCCAAAACATCATCACCGTCAACATCATCTACAACAGGATCAACGAGACCATCGATTGGAAATCCTACTCCAACTACAGAGAATGAGGTTACTTCAACCTCTTCAACTGAGTCTAGCCCAAGCTCGTCTGATCAAACCCCATCATCAACTCCATGGATTCTAGCATTCATAGTTGTTTTAGGCGTCGCTGTTACATCCATTGTGATCATCATCATTCTCATCCCTCGTGATATCAGACAGAAACGTCTGATAAAAAGACTCACCTCTGGGAAAGAACCCCGAGTTACCCAACCTGATCCCTACATGGAGCTGCAGCCAACGGGGGACAAGAATCGCATTTACACGGAACCCACTACGACTGAAGAGACAAATCCCGCACAACATACGTACTACCAAGTAccagttgaagtagagaatggcAGCCCAGAGTATGACTACGCTCGTCCAGAGGGCAGCACCAACACCAGCTATGAAGCGGTAAGAGTGCCACAGAGTTCAACTGAGAAGCAGTATCAGAACATTAAAAATTAG